The Rhodococcus antarcticus DNA segment CGCCGTGGCCCCCGACCTCGCCTCGGTGCCCGTCTACGCCGACGCCCCCAACATCGCGGACGCCGGGCTCGCCAGCTACGTGGGTGCGCTCGTGCTCCGCGCGGACGGAAGCCTGTTCGGCACGGTGTGCGGCTTCGGCCGGACCCCTCGGGGCGAGCAGATGCACGACCTGCTGCCGAGCTTCCGCACCGCCGCAGCCCTGCTGGGCAGCACCATCGCCGCCGCCCACCTCGCCCAGGAACGCCTGACCGACGCCCGGCACGAGCACGACCAGGTGCTCAGGGACGCCCTCACCGATCCGGTCACGGGGCTGCTCAACCGCACGGGGCTGGAGCAGGCGAGCGCCACGGAGGACGCCCGCCACCGGCGCGACGGCCACGTGGTGACGGTGGTCGTCTGCGACGTGGACGGGCTCAAGCGGGTCAACGACACCTCCGGGCACCACGCGGGCGACGCCCTGCTGCACGCCGTGGCACAGCGCCTGCGCGAGACGGTCCGGGCGCGCGACGTGCTGGGCCGTTCGGGGGGTGACGAGTTCGTCGTGCTGCTGCCCGAGGTCAGCACGGACGGGGTGGAGGTGGCGCGGGTGCGGGAGGCGCTGGTCGACCTGCCCGTGAGCGTCGGGGTGGCCGACACCTCCGACGGACGCACCCTCGCCCACGCCCGCGCACAGGCCGACGCCACGATGTACCGGGCGAAGGCCGAGCGCCGACCTCCTCTCGTCCGGTGGGGACCCCGCCGTCCGGGTGCCCTGGTGCCGGGGCTCCCGGTGCTCGACGCCGACGGCTCGCCCCTCGGGACCGTGCACCACGTGTTCCGCGAGCTGGCGTCGGGCACCCCGTCGTGGGCCGCCCTGCGGACGGGGACGGACAGCCGGCTCGTGGCCGTGCCGCTCGACGGGAGCGCCGTCGTGGACAGCAGGCTGGTGGTGCCCCACCCGCGCGAGCAGGTGCTGGGCTCGCCACCGCTGCGCGCGGCACGGGTGATGACCGAGACCGAGCGGCTCGTGCTCGCCGCCTGGTACTCGGCTCCCTCCTCCGAGCACCCCGCTCGCCCCGGCGTGACGACCTGGGCGGCCGGGCTCAGCCCGGGTCGAGGATCCGGCTGAGGAACTGGCGGGTGCGGGCGTGCGCGGGCGAGCCGATGACCACGGTGGGGCTGCCCTTCTCCACCACGTGCCCGCCGTCGACGAAGAGCACCTGGTCAGCCACCTTCTCCGCCAACCGGATCTGGTGGGTGACGATGACCATGGTCCGGCCCTGCCTGGCCAGGTCCTTGATGACGGCCAGCACCTCGCTCACCAGCTCGGGGTCCAGCGCGGAGGTGGGCTCGTCGAACAGCACCTCCGCATCGGCCACCGCCTCGGCCCGGGGACGTCCCTGCACCACCACCGGACCCTCGGTGAGGTTCTCCAGCACCGTCTTGCGCGGGAAGAGGTTGTGGCTCTGGAAGACCGTGCCGCTCCGGGCCCGGTAGCGCGAGAGCACCGCGCGCGACGGCGTGCCCGCGGCGAGGTCGACCGTCTCGGTGCCGATGGAGATGGTGCCGGCGTCGGGCAGGTCGAGCGCGTTCAGCGAGCGCAGCAGGGTGGTCTTGCCCGGGCCGGGCCCAGGACCACCGTGACGGTGCCGGCGCGGACCGTGAAGTCGATTCCCTTCAGCACCCGGTTACCGACGAAGGCCTTCTCGAGACCCTGCACGCGGACCACCACGCCGGAGGTGGTCGGGGTGGTCGGTGCTGAGCTCACGTGGCCACGAACCTGTCGAGTCGGGTCTCGAGCCGCGACTGCGCGAAGCTCGGCACGAGACAGATGATCCAGTCGTACACGGCCGCGACGCCGTAGAGCTGCAGGAACTTGAAGGTGGGGGCCGCGGCCACCTGGGCCACCCGCAGGAGCTCGGTGACGAGGATGGTCGAGCCCAGCGAGGTGACCGTGGCCCGCAGCGGGTGCGTCCGCAGCAGCGCAGGCCGGGCGGGAAGGCAGCCGCGGCCACCGGGGGGGTGTGCGGATCCGCCCCGTGTGTGATGCTTCGCACGTGCACACACGGGGGGTCAGGTTGGGACCGGCGCAGCGCCGGCGGGCGGTGGGTGTCGTGGGCACTGTGCTCGGAGCCGCCCTGCTGGTGGCATCGGTCCCCGCCAGCGCGCGGACCGACCTGCCCGCGTTCGCCGGGACTGCCGGGCTGCCCACCATCGGCTACCAGGTCATCGGGGTCAGCTACCCCACCCCGCTCGGCGGCGGCGGCAGCGGCGACGCGGCCGCTCCCCCGGTCTCCGCCCCGCTCGTCCTACCGCCGGCCCCCGGAGAGCCGGCAACCGAAGCGGCCGCCGGCACGGTCGGTGCCCTCGGCATCCCCGACGTGGCCGTCGCCGCGTACCAGGCGGCAGCAGACAGGCTGACGCGCGACCAGCCGGGCTGCCGCGTGCCGTGGACCCTGATCGCCGGCATCGGTCGCGTCGAGTCCGGGCACGCCCGCGGCGGGCGGGTCGACGCCGCCGGTCGGACCGCACCACTCATCCTGGGTCCGGTGCTCGACGGCACGCTGGCCGGCAACGCGGCCATCCGCGACACCGACAAGGGACGCTACGACCAGGACACGGTCTGGGACCGTGCGGTGGGCCCGATGCAGTTCCTGCCGGGCACGTGGGAGCGGTGGGGCGCCGACGGCAACGGGGACGGGGTGGCCGACCCGCACAACATCCGCGACTCAGCTCTCGGCACCGGCCGCTACCTCTGCTCCGGAGGCGGCGACCTCAGCCAGGACGGTCCCGCGCGCGCGGCCGTCTTCAGCTACAACCACTCCTCCGCCTACGTGGACACCGTCCTCGCCTGGTCGCACGCCTACGCGACGGGTGCCGTGACGATCCCCGCCCTGCCGCCCGCCCCGGCCACCACGACACCCGGGCCGTCCGCGACCACCGCGGGCGCGGCCACCACGACACCCGGGCCGTCCGCGACCACCGCGGGCGCGGCCATCACCGCGGGCGCGACCACCACCAAGGCCACCACGACGCCGGCGGACGCCGGGACACCCGCCGCGGACGCCCCCTCGCCGACCACCGACACCACCACCACCGCCACCGCCACCGCACCGGCAGCCACCACCAGCACCGCCACGCCTCCGAGCGCCGAGCCGGTCCCGTCGAGCGGTCCGGCCCTGAGCACGGGCCCGATCAGCTCGCCCGCCGCCCCGTAGCCCGTTCGACCGGCCAGCGGGCACTCCGTGGGTGAGATAGGCCCGCCGCACCACGGCGAGGCGCCCAGGAGGTGGGACGATGGATGCGTGTCGACACCCGAGGACCTCGCCCGGGCCCGTCGCGCCGAACGTCGTGCAGCCCTGCGACGCGCGCACCCGGACCTGGGGGGATCGTCAGAGGCGCTGCGGCACGTCCTGGCGGCCGACCGTGTCCCGGTGCTCGCGGACGTCGAGGTCGTCTCCACCCGTCTGCGGTCCGTGCGACGCCGCGCCCGGGCCGCCACGACGACCTTGCGCGCACGGCTGCCGCGGCGCGTGCCGGGGGCGTTGCGTCGCTTCACGCTCTGAGGTCCGGTTGCCACCGATGAGTTCACCCCGGCAGGACCGTCCACCGTGCACGGACACACGAGACGGAGGCACGGCATGAGCGGAGCACGGGTCCTGGTCGGAACGCGCAAGGGGGCCTTCATCCTCACCTCGGACGAGCGCAGGGTCGACTGGGAGGTCAGCGGGCCCCACTTCAGCGGGTGGGAGATCTACCACGTGACGGGTTCCCCGGTGGACCCCGAGCTGCTGTACGCATCGCAGTCCGGGGGCTGGTTCGGCCAGCTGCTGCAGCGCTCGACCGACGGCGGTCGCACCTGGGAGCCGGTCGGCAACGACTTCAGCTACGCCGGGGTGCCCGGCACGCACCAGACCTTCGACGGGACCCCCGCGCCGTGGGCGTTCACCCGTGTGTGGCACCTGGAGCCGTCGCCCACCGAGCGCGACACCGTCTACGCCGGCGTGGAGGACGCTGCGCTGTTCCGCTCCACCGATGCCGGGGGCAGCTGGACCGAGGTGCGTGGGCTCCGTGAGCAGGGCTCCGGGCACCAGTGGCAGCCGGGCGCGGGTGGGATGTGCCTGCACACCATCGTGCTGGACCGCAACGACCCGCTGCGCATCCTGGTGGCCATCTCCGCAGCGGGGGTGTTCCGCACCACCGACGGCGGTGAGACCTGGGCGCCGGTGAACGCGGGCCTGCTGTCGGACGGCATCCCCTCCCCCGCGGCCGAGGTCGGGCACTGCGTGCACAACCTCGCGGTGCACCCGGCACGGCCGCGCACGGTCTACATGCAGAAGCACTGGGACGTGATGCGCAGCGACGACGGCGCGGACAGCTGGCACGAGGTGAGCGGGGACCTGCCCAGCGACTTCGGCTTCCCCATCGCCGTGCACGCCCACGAGCCGGAGACCGTCTACGTCGTCCCGATCACCAGCGACTCCGAGCACGTGCCCCCTGACGGGAGGCTGCGGGTGTACCGCAGCCGCACGGGCGGGAACACCTGGGAGCCGCTCACCGAGGGCCTGCCCCAGGAGCACTGCTACGTCAACGTGCTGCGCGACGCCCTGGCCGTGGACTCGCTGCCCTCGTGCGGGGTGTACGTCGGCACCACGGGCGGTCAGGTCTACGTCTCGCCCGACTCCGGTGACACCTGGTCGGCCATCGTCCGCGACCTGCCGCCCGTGCTCTCGGTGGAAGTGCAGACCCTGGTGTGAGTGGTGTCCGGGTCGTGCTGCCGAGGCACCTGCGCACCCTGGCGCACTGCACGGGCGAGGTGGTGGTGGAGGCTGCCCCCACGCAGCGGGCGGTCCTCGACGCGGTGGAGCTGCGCTACCCGGTGCTCCGCGGCACCCTGCGAGACCCGTCCAGCGGTCGACGACGCCCGTTCGTCCGCTTCTTCGCCTGCGATCAGGACCTGTCCCACGACGATCCTGACGCACCGCTGCCCGAACCGGTCGCGGCCGGCTCGGAGCCGTTCCGCGTGGTCGGCGCGATGGCCGGCGGCTGACGGCTCGCGGACGGGCCGGTCAGGACGCGACGAGGAGCTCGGCCAGCTCGACGACGCAGGTGCACCCGCCGTCGACCTCCTCGCACGTGAGCTCGGCAAGGGTGTGCCGGACCCGGTCGAGATCGACGCAGCCGGGCTCCGTGCACTCCACGGCCGCATCGAGGTGCGCCACGAGCGAGCCGTGGCAGTGGTCCAGCTCGGCCGTGCAGTCGGGGCAGGTGGTGACCATGGTGACCTCGCGTTCGTCGGTAATGACAAGCATGTCATTACCTGAGGGGTCCGACAAGAACGCGGACCTCAGCGCGTCGAGCCTGGTCAGGCCTGCGTCGCCGCAGCCTTCTTCGACGCCGCAGCCTTCGTGGCCGGGGCTTTCGTGCTCGCGGCCTTCGTGGCCGGGGTCTTCTTCGCAGCCGGGGTCT contains these protein-coding regions:
- a CDS encoding diguanylate cyclase, with the protein product MGGVRPSAVGWPGAPAESDSARVLQLLWTISGLELLMVTRAEPSRDLQHVHAALLEGRLTALRTRSWSGSLCVHLAAGTGPAVAPDLASVPVYADAPNIADAGLASYVGALVLRADGSLFGTVCGFGRTPRGEQMHDLLPSFRTAAALLGSTIAAAHLAQERLTDARHEHDQVLRDALTDPVTGLLNRTGLEQASATEDARHRRDGHVVTVVVCDVDGLKRVNDTSGHHAGDALLHAVAQRLRETVRARDVLGRSGGDEFVVLLPEVSTDGVEVARVREALVDLPVSVGVADTSDGRTLAHARAQADATMYRAKAERRPPLVRWGPRRPGALVPGLPVLDADGSPLGTVHHVFRELASGTPSWAALRTGTDSRLVAVPLDGSAVVDSRLVVPHPREQVLGSPPLRAARVMTETERLVLAAWYSAPSSEHPARPGVTTWAAGLSPGRGSG
- a CDS encoding lytic transglycosylase domain-containing protein, which produces MGTVLGAALLVASVPASARTDLPAFAGTAGLPTIGYQVIGVSYPTPLGGGGSGDAAAPPVSAPLVLPPAPGEPATEAAAGTVGALGIPDVAVAAYQAAADRLTRDQPGCRVPWTLIAGIGRVESGHARGGRVDAAGRTAPLILGPVLDGTLAGNAAIRDTDKGRYDQDTVWDRAVGPMQFLPGTWERWGADGNGDGVADPHNIRDSALGTGRYLCSGGGDLSQDGPARAAVFSYNHSSAYVDTVLAWSHAYATGAVTIPALPPAPATTTPGPSATTAGAATTTPGPSATTAGAAITAGATTTKATTTPADAGTPAADAPSPTTDTTTTATATAPAATTSTATPPSAEPVPSSGPALSTGPISSPAAP
- a CDS encoding WD40/YVTN/BNR-like repeat-containing protein is translated as MSGARVLVGTRKGAFILTSDERRVDWEVSGPHFSGWEIYHVTGSPVDPELLYASQSGGWFGQLLQRSTDGGRTWEPVGNDFSYAGVPGTHQTFDGTPAPWAFTRVWHLEPSPTERDTVYAGVEDAALFRSTDAGGSWTEVRGLREQGSGHQWQPGAGGMCLHTIVLDRNDPLRILVAISAAGVFRTTDGGETWAPVNAGLLSDGIPSPAAEVGHCVHNLAVHPARPRTVYMQKHWDVMRSDDGADSWHEVSGDLPSDFGFPIAVHAHEPETVYVVPITSDSEHVPPDGRLRVYRSRTGGNTWEPLTEGLPQEHCYVNVLRDALAVDSLPSCGVYVGTTGGQVYVSPDSGDTWSAIVRDLPPVLSVEVQTLV
- a CDS encoding MoaD/ThiS family protein, whose amino-acid sequence is MLPRHLRTLAHCTGEVVVEAAPTQRAVLDAVELRYPVLRGTLRDPSSGRRRPFVRFFACDQDLSHDDPDAPLPEPVAAGSEPFRVVGAMAGG